Proteins encoded in a region of the Streptomyces sp. NBC_01298 genome:
- a CDS encoding ABC transporter ATP-binding protein, with protein MIRFEQVTKRYPDGTTATRDLSFEVAEGELVTLVGPSGCGKTTTMKMVNRLVTPTSGRILLNGEDIARADPVELRRHIGYVIQQVGLFPHKTVLENTATVPQLIGTPKAKARARAAELLELVGLDPAVYGGRYPEQLSGGQRQRVGVARALAADPPVLLMDEPFGAVDPVVRERLQNEFLTLQKTVRKTILLVTHDLEEAVRLGDRIAVYGAGTIEQFARPAEVLGAPATEYVAGFVGSDRGLKRLAVTAVARADLAEVSSAEGKAPTAGVALGASLREALALLLQEDSGRIGVTDPDSGALIGVLTPEGVHRALRRAHLQEA; from the coding sequence GTGATCCGATTCGAGCAAGTGACCAAGCGCTACCCCGACGGGACCACGGCCACCCGGGACCTGTCCTTCGAGGTCGCCGAGGGCGAACTGGTCACCTTGGTGGGCCCGTCCGGCTGCGGCAAGACGACCACCATGAAAATGGTCAACCGGCTCGTCACACCGACCTCCGGCCGGATCCTGCTGAACGGCGAGGACATCGCGCGGGCCGACCCGGTCGAACTGCGCCGGCACATCGGCTACGTCATCCAGCAGGTCGGGCTGTTCCCGCACAAGACGGTGCTGGAGAACACGGCCACCGTGCCGCAGCTCATCGGCACCCCGAAGGCCAAGGCCCGCGCGCGGGCCGCGGAACTCCTCGAGCTGGTCGGGCTGGATCCGGCCGTCTACGGCGGCCGCTACCCGGAGCAGCTCTCCGGCGGGCAGCGCCAGCGCGTCGGCGTGGCCCGGGCGCTCGCCGCGGACCCGCCGGTGCTGCTGATGGACGAGCCGTTCGGCGCGGTGGACCCGGTGGTGCGCGAGCGGCTCCAGAACGAGTTCCTCACCCTCCAGAAGACCGTGCGCAAAACGATCCTGCTGGTCACGCACGACCTGGAGGAGGCGGTCCGGCTCGGGGACCGCATCGCGGTCTACGGAGCGGGCACCATCGAGCAGTTCGCCCGCCCGGCCGAGGTGCTGGGCGCCCCGGCGACCGAGTACGTGGCCGGCTTCGTCGGCTCCGACCGGGGGCTGAAGCGGCTCGCCGTCACGGCGGTGGCCCGGGCCGACCTGGCCGAGGTCTCCTCCGCCGAGGGAAAGGCCCCCACCGCCGGAGTGGCGCTGGGGGCCAGTCTGCGCGAGGCGCTCGCGCTGCTGCTCCAGGAGGACTCGGGGCGGATCGGGGTCACGGATCCCGACTCCGGCGCGCTGATCGGCGTACTCACCCCGGAGGGGGTGCACCGGGCCCTGCGCCGGGCCCACCTGCAGGAGGCCTGA
- a CDS encoding alpha/beta hydrolase: MGLTSNTVLALAILAGVLLFAATVWFWPKLSGRSWRSVVGRIGLLLATQLAMFAAIGLAANKSFLFYGSWADLFGQETSIGKVVDHSMSSDDIKVVDKQHLDVPGGAKPPVGGQILKVSVTGQKSKITSPGYVWLPPEYFQPQYKDRNFPASVVLTGYPGMAENLIKGLDYPMKAFSLSKAGKMKPMILVMMRPTPGARDTECVDIPGGPQTETFYGQDLPRAIQNTFRVGEKPANMGFIGNSTGGYCALKMTAHYPQTFGAAAGLSAYYEAADDPTTGDLFHGDAKLKARANVLESLKAKQPTGTSFLVTSSEKGEPNLAGTKKFIKLVKGPDRVSSIILDSGGHNFNTWRREIPPMLVWMSGRIQA; the protein is encoded by the coding sequence ATGGGTCTCACCAGTAATACGGTTCTGGCGCTGGCCATCCTTGCCGGTGTGCTGCTGTTCGCGGCCACGGTGTGGTTCTGGCCGAAGCTCTCGGGCCGCTCCTGGCGCTCGGTCGTCGGCCGGATCGGCCTGCTGCTGGCGACGCAGCTGGCGATGTTCGCGGCGATCGGCCTCGCCGCGAACAAGTCGTTCCTCTTCTACGGCTCCTGGGCCGACCTCTTCGGCCAGGAGACGTCGATCGGCAAGGTCGTCGACCACTCGATGAGCAGCGACGACATCAAGGTGGTCGACAAGCAGCACCTCGACGTGCCCGGCGGTGCCAAGCCCCCGGTCGGCGGACAGATCCTGAAGGTGTCCGTGACGGGCCAGAAGTCGAAGATAACGAGCCCCGGGTACGTGTGGCTGCCGCCGGAGTACTTCCAGCCGCAGTACAAGGACCGCAACTTCCCGGCCTCCGTCGTCCTCACGGGCTACCCGGGCATGGCGGAGAACCTGATCAAAGGGCTCGACTACCCGATGAAGGCCTTCAGCCTGTCCAAGGCGGGCAAGATGAAGCCGATGATCCTGGTCATGATGCGTCCGACGCCGGGAGCGCGCGACACCGAGTGCGTGGACATACCCGGTGGCCCGCAGACCGAGACCTTCTACGGCCAAGACCTTCCCCGCGCCATCCAGAACACCTTCCGGGTCGGCGAGAAGCCCGCGAACATGGGCTTCATCGGGAACTCCACGGGCGGTTACTGCGCCCTGAAGATGACCGCGCACTACCCGCAGACCTTCGGCGCCGCCGCGGGGCTGTCCGCGTACTACGAGGCCGCGGACGACCCGACGACCGGTGACCTCTTCCACGGGGACGCCAAGCTGAAGGCCCGCGCGAACGTGCTGGAGTCCCTCAAGGCCAAGCAGCCGACCGGTACGTCGTTCCTGGTCACCAGCAGCGAGAAGGGCGAGCCGAACCTCGCCGGCACGAAGAAGTTCATCAAGCTGGTCAAGGGCCCGGACCGGGTCTCCTCGATCATCCTCGACAGCGGCGGCCACAACTTCAACACCTGGCGCCGCGAGATCCCGCCGATGCTGGTGTGGATGAGCGGCCGGATCCAGGCGTAG
- a CDS encoding phosphatidylglycerol lysyltransferase domain-containing protein, translated as MSSRIDGDKSGQVPKPVSRILRGPRPESVPGVVGTAVTVVGLLDIAAGVFPRFRHSRIHAVTEVLPGSVGPFAAALALSAGVLLLLLAHGLKRRKRRAWRAAVVLLPAGAVAQFTYRHSVIGVVIAAVLLALLLRHQNEFKALPDPRSRWKALANFVLMSAGSIGLGLVIVNSHPGRVVGNPGVYEQISHVVYGLFGFEGPVDYAGRVSWTVGYSLGALGMLTAVTTIYLAFRPEHPAARLTADDEVKLRELLAKHGGRDSLGHFALRRDKAVVFSPSGKAAVTYRVVSGVMLASGDPVGDVEAWPGAIERFMEEAKTHSWTPAVMGCSETGGEVWTRETGLDALELGDEAIVDVKDFSLSGRAMRNVRQMVKRIERNGYTTRVRRVSELTGAELERVRGAAEAWRGTDTERGFSMALGRVGDPGDGDCYIATAHRVEEGDTSPFGDLKAVLHFVPWGDDGMSLELMRRDRAADPGMNELLIVASLEAAPALGIEKVSLNFAMFRSALARGEKIGAGPFLRMWRSLLVFLSRWFQIESLYKFNAKFRPRWEPRFVVFRTTRDLPRIGFAAMQAEGFVTLALPRLFAGRRRPKPVRTCAHHRVPAPAAVPTQPEHKVRAA; from the coding sequence ATGTCTAGCAGGATAGATGGCGATAAGTCGGGACAGGTTCCGAAGCCTGTCAGCCGAATCCTCCGAGGCCCACGACCGGAGTCCGTCCCCGGAGTCGTGGGAACCGCCGTCACGGTCGTCGGCCTGCTGGACATCGCCGCGGGGGTCTTCCCGCGCTTCCGGCACAGCCGCATCCACGCGGTCACCGAGGTGCTGCCCGGCTCCGTCGGCCCCTTCGCCGCCGCCCTGGCCCTCAGCGCCGGCGTCCTGCTCCTGCTGCTCGCGCACGGGCTCAAGCGCCGCAAGCGCCGCGCCTGGCGGGCCGCCGTGGTGCTGCTGCCGGCCGGCGCCGTCGCGCAGTTCACGTACCGCCACTCGGTCATCGGCGTGGTCATCGCGGCGGTGCTCCTGGCGCTCCTGCTGCGCCACCAGAATGAATTCAAGGCACTGCCCGACCCGCGCAGCCGCTGGAAGGCGCTCGCCAACTTCGTGCTGATGAGCGCGGGCTCCATCGGCCTCGGATTGGTCATCGTCAACTCGCACCCCGGCCGCGTTGTAGGCAATCCGGGTGTTTATGAACAGATCAGCCACGTCGTCTACGGGCTCTTCGGCTTCGAGGGCCCCGTCGACTACGCCGGCCGGGTCTCCTGGACCGTCGGCTACTCGCTGGGCGCGCTCGGCATGCTCACCGCCGTCACCACCATCTACCTGGCCTTCCGCCCCGAGCACCCGGCCGCCCGGCTCACCGCCGACGACGAGGTCAAGCTCCGCGAGCTGCTCGCCAAGCACGGCGGCCGCGACTCGCTGGGCCACTTCGCGCTCCGCCGCGACAAGGCCGTCGTCTTCTCCCCCAGCGGCAAGGCCGCCGTCACCTACCGCGTGGTCTCCGGCGTGATGCTCGCCTCCGGCGACCCCGTCGGCGACGTCGAGGCCTGGCCCGGCGCCATCGAACGGTTCATGGAGGAGGCCAAGACCCACTCCTGGACCCCCGCCGTCATGGGCTGCAGCGAGACCGGCGGCGAGGTCTGGACCCGCGAGACCGGCCTCGACGCCCTGGAACTCGGGGACGAGGCGATCGTCGACGTCAAGGACTTCTCCCTCTCCGGCCGGGCGATGCGCAACGTCCGGCAGATGGTGAAGCGCATCGAACGCAACGGCTACACCACCCGGGTCCGCCGGGTCAGCGAGCTGACCGGGGCCGAGCTGGAGCGGGTCCGCGGCGCCGCCGAGGCCTGGCGCGGCACCGACACCGAACGCGGCTTCTCCATGGCACTCGGCCGCGTCGGCGACCCCGGCGACGGCGACTGCTACATCGCCACCGCGCACCGCGTCGAGGAGGGCGACACCTCCCCCTTCGGCGACCTCAAAGCCGTCCTGCACTTCGTCCCCTGGGGCGACGACGGCATGTCGCTGGAGCTGATGCGCCGCGACCGGGCCGCCGACCCCGGCATGAACGAGCTGCTGATCGTCGCCTCCCTGGAGGCCGCCCCCGCGCTCGGCATCGAGAAGGTCTCCCTGAACTTCGCGATGTTCCGCTCGGCCCTGGCCCGCGGCGAGAAGATCGGCGCCGGCCCGTTCCTGCGGATGTGGCGCAGCCTGCTGGTGTTCCTCTCGCGCTGGTTCCAGATCGAGTCGCTGTACAAGTTCAACGCGAAGTTCCGCCCCCGCTGGGAGCCCCGCTTCGTGGTCTTCCGCACCACCCGGGACCTGCCCCGCATCGGCTTCGCCGCGATGCAGGCCGAGGGCTTCGTCACGCTGGCCCTGCCCCGGCTGTTCGCCGGCCGCCGCCGCCCCAAGCCGGTGCGCACCTGCGCCCACCACCGCGTACCGGCCCCGGCCGCCGTCCCCACCCAGCCGGAACACAAGGTCCGGGCCGCCTGA
- the folP gene encoding dihydropteroate synthase — protein sequence MNTNSGPAPRGLVTGLPDWDRCAVMGVVNVTPDSFSDGGRWFDTTAAVKRGLDLVAQGADLVDVGGESTRPGASRVDEEEELRRVVPVVRGLASEGVVVSVDTMRASVAARAVAAGATLVNDVSGGLADPGMIPAVAAAEVPFVVMHWRGFSDGMNSLAVYEDVLAEVTAELRTRIDAVVTGGIAPERLLVDPGLGFAKNAEHDLALVAHLPELRALGFPLLVAASRKRFLGRVLAGADGASPPPARERDAATAAVSALAASRGAFAVRVHEVRASADAVRVARAVEGALGTTRSNEEGAR from the coding sequence ATGAACACGAACAGCGGCCCCGCCCCCAGAGGCCTGGTGACAGGCCTCCCCGACTGGGACCGCTGCGCGGTCATGGGCGTCGTCAACGTCACCCCCGACTCCTTCTCCGACGGCGGCCGCTGGTTCGACACCACCGCCGCCGTCAAGCGCGGCCTCGACCTCGTCGCCCAGGGCGCCGACCTCGTGGACGTGGGCGGCGAGTCCACCCGCCCCGGCGCCTCGCGCGTCGATGAGGAGGAGGAGCTGCGCCGGGTCGTCCCCGTCGTCCGCGGCCTCGCCTCCGAAGGGGTCGTCGTCTCCGTCGACACCATGCGCGCCTCCGTCGCCGCCCGGGCCGTCGCCGCCGGCGCCACCCTGGTCAACGACGTCAGCGGCGGCCTCGCCGACCCGGGCATGATCCCGGCCGTCGCCGCCGCCGAGGTGCCCTTCGTCGTCATGCACTGGCGCGGCTTCAGCGACGGCATGAACAGCCTCGCCGTCTACGAGGACGTCCTCGCCGAGGTCACCGCGGAACTGCGCACCCGCATCGACGCCGTCGTCACCGGCGGCATCGCCCCCGAACGGCTCCTCGTCGACCCGGGCCTGGGATTCGCCAAGAACGCCGAGCACGACCTCGCCCTGGTCGCGCACCTCCCCGAGCTGCGCGCCCTCGGTTTCCCGCTGCTGGTGGCCGCCTCGCGGAAGCGTTTCCTCGGCCGCGTGCTGGCCGGCGCCGACGGCGCCTCCCCGCCGCCCGCCCGCGAACGCGACGCCGCCACCGCCGCCGTCTCCGCCCTCGCCGCCTCCCGGGGCGCCTTCGCCGTACGGGTCCACGAGGTACGGGCGAGCGCCGACGCGGTTCGGGTGGCCCGCGCCGTGGAAGGGGCACTGGGTACGACCCGTAGCAACGAGGAAGGGGCACGGTGA
- a CDS encoding nuclear transport factor 2 family protein translates to MSRTDIESVEEVNTAFYEAMERGDFDSLSALWLEDEISCVHPGWPVLSGRGEVLRSYALIMSHTEYIQFFLTDTKVTVIGDTALVTCTENILSGGPAEDGGELGPLVGQLVVATNVFRRTPEGWRLWSHHGSPVLTDSDEDDEEEPS, encoded by the coding sequence GTGAGCCGTACCGACATCGAATCCGTCGAAGAGGTCAACACGGCCTTCTACGAGGCCATGGAGCGGGGGGACTTCGACTCGCTGTCGGCGCTCTGGCTCGAAGACGAGATCTCCTGCGTGCACCCGGGCTGGCCGGTGCTGTCGGGACGCGGCGAAGTGCTGCGCTCCTACGCGCTGATCATGTCGCACACCGAGTACATCCAGTTCTTCCTCACCGACACCAAGGTCACCGTCATAGGCGACACCGCACTGGTGACCTGCACCGAGAACATCCTCAGCGGCGGACCCGCCGAGGACGGCGGAGAACTGGGCCCGCTCGTCGGCCAGCTCGTCGTCGCCACGAATGTGTTCCGTCGCACACCGGAGGGCTGGCGGCTGTGGTCTCACCACGGTTCTCCCGTCCTCACGGACTCCGACGAGGACGACGAGGAGGAGCCCTCCTAG
- the folB gene encoding dihydroneopterin aldolase encodes MDRVALRGLKARGHHGVFPREREEGQTFIVDLVLHLDTRPAAAGDDLAKTVHYGVVAEEVVDVVQGEPVDLIETLAERIAQQCLKHEAVAQVEVVVHKPDAPITVPFDDVTITITRSRA; translated from the coding sequence GTGGATCGTGTCGCGCTGCGCGGCCTCAAGGCTCGCGGGCACCATGGCGTCTTCCCCCGGGAACGCGAAGAGGGCCAGACCTTCATCGTCGACCTGGTGCTCCACCTGGACACCCGTCCCGCGGCGGCCGGCGACGACCTGGCTAAGACCGTGCACTACGGGGTAGTCGCGGAGGAAGTCGTCGACGTGGTCCAGGGCGAGCCCGTGGACCTGATCGAGACCCTCGCCGAGCGGATCGCCCAGCAGTGCCTCAAGCACGAGGCGGTCGCCCAGGTGGAGGTCGTCGTCCACAAACCGGACGCGCCGATCACCGTCCCCTTCGACGACGTGACCATCACGATCACCCGGAGCCGCGCGTGA
- the folK gene encoding 2-amino-4-hydroxy-6-hydroxymethyldihydropteridine diphosphokinase — MNAQSDPTVQPVPASVVEAVDAADVTLSNPKWAVVALGANLGNRLETLQGAIDALGDTPGLRVKAVSPVYETEPWGVEAGSQPSYLNAVISVKTTLPPSSLLERGHAIEEAFDRVREERWGPRTIDVDIITYADEVSADPVLTLPHPRAHQRAFVLAPWNDIDAEAQIPGHGPVSALLAAVGLAGLTRREDLELRLPE, encoded by the coding sequence ATGAACGCCCAGAGCGACCCCACCGTCCAGCCGGTACCCGCCTCCGTGGTCGAAGCCGTGGACGCGGCGGACGTGACCCTGTCCAACCCCAAGTGGGCCGTCGTCGCGCTCGGCGCGAACCTGGGCAACCGCCTGGAGACCCTCCAGGGCGCCATCGACGCCCTCGGCGACACTCCGGGCCTGCGGGTCAAGGCCGTCTCCCCCGTCTACGAGACGGAGCCGTGGGGCGTCGAGGCGGGCTCGCAGCCCTCGTACCTCAACGCCGTCATCTCGGTGAAGACCACCCTGCCCCCCAGCTCGCTGCTGGAGCGCGGCCACGCCATCGAGGAGGCCTTCGACCGGGTCCGCGAGGAGCGCTGGGGGCCGCGCACGATCGACGTCGACATCATCACCTACGCCGACGAGGTCTCCGCCGACCCCGTCCTCACCCTCCCGCACCCGCGCGCCCACCAGCGCGCCTTCGTGCTGGCCCCGTGGAACGACATCGACGCCGAAGCGCAGATCCCGGGCCACGGGCCCGTCTCCGCGCTCCTGGCGGCCGTCGGCCTCGCCGGGCTCACCCGGCGCGAGGACCTGGAACTGCGCCTCCCCGAGTGA
- a CDS encoding DUF3180 domain-containing protein has translation MKQLRPAVLAGIFAIAAVLSWAGARLWNAYGTLPGVPVAAPIVLGAIAVVLLATALSLRSRLKAQRERVPGAKGVEPLMAARAVVFGQASALVAALVAGAYGGVGVFLLTTAMDVPARRDQTWYAGFSVLAGAAVVAAALFLEHVLKLPDDEDPAPEAQARA, from the coding sequence GTGAAGCAACTGAGGCCGGCGGTCCTGGCGGGCATTTTCGCGATCGCCGCGGTGCTGTCCTGGGCCGGAGCCCGGCTGTGGAACGCCTACGGCACCCTTCCCGGCGTACCGGTGGCCGCCCCGATCGTCCTCGGCGCCATCGCGGTGGTCCTGCTCGCGACGGCCCTGTCGCTGCGCTCCCGCCTGAAGGCCCAGCGCGAGCGCGTGCCCGGCGCCAAGGGCGTGGAGCCGCTGATGGCGGCCCGCGCGGTGGTCTTCGGCCAGGCCAGCGCCCTGGTGGCGGCCCTGGTCGCGGGCGCCTACGGCGGCGTGGGCGTCTTCCTCCTCACCACCGCGATGGACGTCCCCGCCCGCCGCGACCAGACCTGGTACGCCGGCTTCTCGGTCCTGGCGGGCGCGGCGGTCGTGGCGGCGGCCCTCTTCCTGGAACACGTCCTGAAGCTCCCGGACGACGAGGACCCGGCCCCGGAGGCCCAGGCCCGCGCCTAA
- a CDS encoding GNAT family N-acetyltransferase codes for MDYRAAVAADAPAMAGLFAANHHDVLSAEERARQGFVQGALDEDALRVMAEGGGLLVADDGGEIAGLLGLVRAESVPGPPPPVRALLRAQDSLLWRGRPLGAVRWLLYGPVVVGAAYRGRGIARGLFTAALEAASGRAELMVAFIEMSNHASWTVHVDGLGMIPLGEFDLDGRAYGVVGAATP; via the coding sequence ATGGACTACAGGGCTGCCGTCGCCGCGGACGCGCCGGCCATGGCGGGGCTCTTCGCCGCCAATCACCATGACGTGCTGAGCGCGGAGGAGCGGGCCCGGCAGGGGTTCGTGCAGGGGGCCCTCGACGAGGACGCGCTGCGGGTGATGGCCGAGGGCGGGGGGCTGCTCGTCGCGGACGACGGTGGGGAGATCGCCGGGCTGCTCGGGCTCGTGCGGGCCGAGAGCGTGCCGGGGCCGCCGCCGCCCGTGCGGGCGCTGCTCCGGGCCCAGGACTCGCTGCTGTGGCGCGGGCGGCCGCTGGGGGCCGTGCGGTGGCTGCTCTACGGGCCCGTTGTGGTCGGCGCCGCGTACCGGGGCCGGGGGATCGCCCGGGGGCTGTTCACCGCCGCGCTGGAGGCCGCCTCGGGGCGGGCCGAGCTGATGGTGGCCTTCATCGAGATGAGCAATCACGCCTCGTGGACGGTGCACGTCGACGGGCTGGGCATGATCCCGCTCGGGGAGTTCGACCTCGACGGCCGCGCCTACGGAGTGGTGGGCGCGGCCACCCCTTAG